From the Calliopsis andreniformis isolate RMS-2024a chromosome 4, iyCalAndr_principal, whole genome shotgun sequence genome, one window contains:
- the LOC143178421 gene encoding uncharacterized protein LOC143178421 yields the protein MNKAHMDKRLNQLPTWLWTNSTTLPPIYKMVWEAVREDKVRSNGMQTELLVDTNKVFPLLLTSQLPTEVLGHIWNLANQKYAGQLTEQELYIVLALVAAAQASYTFNNLDILHLLPFPPTPYLNIDCLMNLQPVTQLNSAAKFQSLRDDTEVTFIGADGRYLSEVKGKMKLLQHGSIPSDLNVQMANNVPGKVLCFDNKSHTTSSTNVWDVNNVLKETKQNNRSQLDSKHSTVADPCDEFTEFQSAPIPNIPSIPIWDTKQRSAIGRRLANHNLGVKKPVEKSKKNNINVKSLHGTVQTRVTPIPLNVASQNKDQQTVECVTEIFPKCTIKNQSKTVILKDTVIRNNDSLKDHSESLKDHTTTEIVHVIKDKDIPAKLEWADKVPPKTLEATQQDLMNLQLVEDKYSALRELVQETTTPTEPDLNASYNNQSTDEFGEFVSAEQPTTNTSHANTSDSNNFTDIFTDFELKSNNSNAAPTDLNLMPDISESFDNLKLEDTIEERSLEMGKALQKEDTISINSIDFMNGAPNALTRSGSVPSLDLKSFLPSSVEDEQVADTTHQSEYWEWKQYMESCVLLLQVAANIFTSISSELVLHEVLNSAQGYTFLCNLAEVAAVCRRVNFSYKEMDINITGFDELLMDIDRIWAEMEPYYANIPIVTELPAWPLHQGETICCSLCLTVITSGRVVYNENNYHVTCANLWLNCVNSHLPVLRHPFFYSHSSICPGNNHI from the exons ATGAACAAAGCTCACATGGATAAAAGACTGAATCAATTGCCAACTTGGCTATGGACTAACTCAACTACTTTGCCACCGATCTACAAGATGGTGTGGGAAGCTGTGAGAGAGGACAAAGTCAGATCCAATGGGATGCAAACAGAGCTTCTTGTTGACACCAATAAAGTATTCCCTTTATTGCTCACTAGTCAGCTTCCCACGGAAGTTCTTGGACACATATGGAACTTGGCAAATCAAAAATACGCTGGCCAACTCACAGAGCAAGAACTGTACATTGTTCTTGCCCTTGTTGCTGCTGCACAAGCTTCTTACACCTTTAATAATCTGGATATATTACACTTGCTACCATTTCCACCAACTCCTTATTTAAATATTGATTGTTTGATGAATTTGCAGCCTGTGACACAATTGAATTCTGCAGCTAAATTTCAGAGTCTTAGAGATGACACAGAAGTCACTTTTATTGGAGCAGATGGAAGATATTTGTCTGAGGTTAAAGGGAAAATGAAATTGCTCCAGCATGGAAGCATACCTTCTGATTTGAATGTGCAAATGGCAAATAATGTACCTGGGAAAGTTTTGTGTTTTGATAATAAGTCTCATACTACATCTTCTACCAATGTATGGGATGTTAACAATGTTCTAAAAGAAACAAAACAGAATAACCGTTCTCAATTAGATTCTAAGCATTCAACTGTAGCAGATCCATGTGATGAGTTCACAGAATTTCAAAGTGCTCCAATTCCTAACATTCCTAGCATTCCCATTTGGGACACCAAACAAAGATCAGCCATTGGCCGTAGACTTGCAAATCATAATTTAGGTGTTAAGAAACCTGTGGAGAAGTCAAAGAAGAATAATATAAATGTGAAATCTCTGCATGGAACTGTTCAAACACGTGTTACACCAATACCCTTAAATGTGGCCTCACAAAATAAAGATCAACAAACAGTGGAATGTGTAACAGAAATATTTCCTAAATGTACAATAAAGAATCAATCTAAAACAGTGATACTTAAAGATACAGTCATTAGGAACAATGATTCACTCAAGGACCACAGTGAAAGCTTAAAAGATCATACAACCACAGAAATTGTACATGTAATTAAGGATAAAGATATTCCAGCTAAATTAGAATGGGCAGATAAG GTACCACCAAAAACACTGGAAGCTACTCAACAGGATCTCATGAATCTTCAACTTGTTGAGGACAAATATAGTGCCTTGCGTGAATTGGTTCAAGAAACAACTACACCAACAGAACCTGATTTAAACGCAAGTTATAATAATCAATCAACTGACGAATTTGGAGAATTTGTGTCTGCAGAACAGCCTACTACCAATACATCTCATGCAAACACTTCAGATAGTAACAACTTTACTGACATATTTACGGATTTTGAACTTAAATCTAATAACAGTAAtgcagctccaacagatttgaaTCTTATGCCAGATATTTCTGAGTCGTTTGATAATCTTAAACTGGAAGATACCATAGAAGAACGTTCGTTAGAAATGG GGAAAGCTCTTCAGAAAGAAGACACCATATCAATTAATAGTATAGATTTCATGAATGGTGCGCCGAATGCGCTAACTCGATCAGGATCTGTGCCTAGTTTAGATCTTAAGTCTTTCTTACCTTCGAGTGTCGAAGACGAGCAAGTAGCGGATACTACTCACCAG TCGGAATACTGGGAATGGAAGCAATACATGGAAAGTTGTGTATTATTACTGCAAGTAGCTGCAAATATATTCACGAGTATTAGTTCCGAACTTGTGTTGCACGAAGTTTTAAATTCAGCTCAGGGATATACTTTTCTTTGCA ATTTGGCTGAAGTTGCGGCTGTTTGTAGACGTGTTAATTTTTCATATAAAGAAATGGATATTAACATAACAGGATTCGACGAGCTGCTAATGGATATTGATCGTATTTGGGCAGAAATGGAACCGTATTATGCGAACATACCA ATTGTCACGGAATTACCAGCCTGGCCTTTACATCAAGGGGAAACGATTTGTTGTTCACTTTGTTTAACAGTTATTACCAGCGGCAGAGTAGTgtataatgaaaataattatCACGTCACTTGTGCAAATTTATGGCTTAATTGCGTCAATAGTCATTTGCCGGTGTTACGACATCCGTTTTTCTATTCTCACTCGAGCATATGTCCaggtaataatcatatttga
- the Mago gene encoding mago, exon junction complex subunit, translating into MSTDFYIRYYVGHKGKFGHEFLEFEFRPDGKLRYANNSNYKNDTMIRKEAYVHQCVMEELKRIIQDSEIMQEDDSLWPQPDRVGRQELEIVIGDEHISFTTSKTGSLMDVTQSRDPDGLRCFYYLVQDLKCLVFSLIGLHFKIKPI; encoded by the coding sequence ATGTCCACTGATTTTTATATACGTTATTACGTCGGTCATAAGGGAAAGTTCGGTCACGAGTTTCTCGAGTTCGAATTTAGACCTGACGGAAAATTGCGATACGCTAATAATTCCAATTATAAAAACGATACCATGATTCGAAAAGAGGCATACGTGCATCAGTGTGTCATGGAGGAATTGAAACGGATTATTCAGGACTCGGAGATCATGCAGGAAGATGATTCCCTTTGGCCGCAGCCTGATCGCGTCGGGCGTCAGGAATTAGAGATTGTGATTGGAGATGAGCATATATCGTTCACGACCTCCAAAACTGGTTCTTTAATGGATGTTACTCAGTCAAGGGATCCTGATGGGCTACGTTGCTTTTATTATCTTGTGCAGGATCTGAAATGTTTAGTATTCTCTCTCATAGGACTCCACTTTAAAATTAAGCCTATAtaa
- the LOC143178020 gene encoding uncharacterized protein LOC143178020 — MASQENESVNQNNFNHDQAVTDSVHSRFRQIQVHCDDCNIDMVGNESAIKKHFDDKHPTKEYCCYCKGKVFSYTQMSLDNSEKVERVVYHKCTRS; from the coding sequence ATGGCTTCACAAGAGAATGAATCTGTAAaccaaaataattttaatcacGATCAAGCTGTTACGGATTCAGTGCACTCAAGATTTCGACAAATTCAAGTGCATTGTGATGATTGCAATATCGACATGGTTGGAAACGAATCTGCTATAAAGAAACACTTTGATGATAAACATCCTACTAAAGAATATTGCTGTTACTGTAAGGGTAAAGTGTTTTCTTATACTCAAATGTCCCTGGATAATTCTGAAAAAGTCGAAAGAGTTGTTTATCACAAATGCACTAGGTCTTAA